The following proteins are encoded in a genomic region of Pyricularia oryzae 70-15 chromosome 6, whole genome shotgun sequence:
- a CDS encoding DNA repair protein rad18, which translates to MDAYDVPDSTDWLNTPLAGLMSVEQAFRCHVCKDFYNTPMITSCSHTFCSLCIRRSLSVDGKCPLCRATDQENKLRGNHAMREAVDAFVQARTSVLEVARTPKIPSPDVEPPRTPKRKAENHQGMDAGTGRKRTRMSTRQSKAKGAEATAAMMRQETVMEVASSAGEYMDDEPDDGLAGCPICRARMKPERVYNHLDICPGEPQAPQTTASAPPLSLGTLQAPPKPLERLPPLNYSMLNDQQLRKKLSVLGISTTGNRQLLERRHKEWVTIWNANCDSLRPKKRSELQQDLGVWERTVGAPAPSRATTLGAQIKDKDFDGEAWATKHQSSFKDLIANARKSRTKPKQETSEPNAPQQDFPEGAMKPLLEAPEQSRSDEVVDLTSPVQEPPDVTEATISGSGTSTDGADLCGIKEQFGESFIPRTPEKAQS; encoded by the exons ATGGACGCATATGACGTGCCCGATTCAACCGACTGGCTCAACACCCCACTTGCGGGCTTGATGTCAGTCGAGCAGGCTTTTCGATGTCACGTCTGCAAAGACTTCTACAACACCCCAATGATCACCTCGTGCAGCCATACATTCTGCTCCCTTTGCATTCGGAGGTCTCTAAGCGTCGACGGAAAGTGCCCGCTATGCCGCGCAACGGACCAGGAAAACAAGCTTAGGGGCAATCACGCTATGCGGGAGGCTGTGGATGCCTTCGTGCAAGCCCGTACTTCCGTTCTCGAGGTCGCCCGTACTCCCAAGATCCCATCGCCCGATGTCGAGCCGCCCCGAACACCAAAACGCAAGGCCGAAAACCACCAAGGCATGGATGCTGGGACGGGGCGGAAGAGGACTAGAATGTCTACACGGCAGAGCAAAGCAAAGGGAGCTGAGGCTACCGCGGCCATGATGCGACAGGAGACTGTAATGGAAGTGGCAAGCTCAGCTGGGGAGTATATGGATGATGAGCCAG ATGATGGACTCGCTGGATGTCCAATATGCAGAGCCCGTATGAAGCCAGAACGTGTCTACAACCACCTCGATATATGCCCAGGCGAACCACAAGCGCCACAAACGACGGCAAGCGCACCGCCACTGTCCTTGGGAACATTGCAAGCACCACCAAAGCCTTTGGAGCGCTTACCTCCTTTAAATTACTCCATGCTCAACGATCAACAGCTGCGAAAAAAGCTCTCGGTACTGGGCATTTCTACAACAGGCAACCGCCAGCTTCTGGAGAGGCGACACAAGGAATGGGTCACCATATGGAACGCGAACTGCGATTCCCTTAGGCCAAAGAAGCGCTCAGAACTGCAACAGGACCTTGGGGTATGGGAGCGGACCGTGGGCgcccccgccccatctcgagCAACTACTCTCGGCGCTCAGATCAAGGACAAGGATTTTGATGGCGAGGCTTGGGCCACGAAACATCAGTCGTCCTTCAAGGATTTAATAGCAAACGCCCGGAAATCAAGAACAAAGCCTAAGCAGGAAACTTCCGAGCCAAATGCACCGCAACAAGATTTTCCAGAAGGTGCCATGAAGCCATTATTAGAAGCCCCTGAGCAAAGCAGAAGTGATGAGGTGGTTGACCTGACGAGTCCGGTCCAAGAACCGCCGGATGTCACCGAAGCGACCATCTCTGGCTCCGGTACTTCCACGGATGGTGCTGACTTATGTGGCATTAAAGAGCAGTTCGGGGAGAGCTTTATCCCCAGGACACCAGAGAAAGCACAGTCATGA